The DNA window ATCAGGTCGCCGCCGATCTGCATCTGGTCAGCGTCCTTCGCGCGTAGCTTGAAGAACTTCTGGGCGCGGGCGCGGATGTCTTCTTCGATGGCGTCGATCTCGGCCACGCTGGTGACGAAAACGCGTTTTCCTTTCGCCTCGACCCAGCGTCCTTTGACCTGGTCAAAACGGTACCGCCGTTTGCTTTCGCGGCAGTCGACCATTTGATCGCAGAACAAATCGTAGTGGCCGGAAACCTTCCACACCTGGGGATGCATGATGATGGTGCAGTCGAGGCCCGTCATTTCGTACGGTTCCGGCGCGCCGGCGGGGGCGATCAGCTCGTTATGGCCGACAACCATGTCGCGCCACCAGGCTTCTTTCACGTTTCGCTTTAACTCAACGCCCAGCGGACCGTAGTCCCAGAATCCGTTCAGGCCGCCGTAAATTTCGCTCGACTGGAACAGGTATCCACGGCGTTTACAGAGCGAAACAATGTTTTCCATCGACATGGCGAAATTCAACCGTGAAGGGTTAGCGTAGGAAAAAGGTCGACCAGTAACAGGTTCCGCCGCAGCAGAAAACGCGCCGTCGGGTCGAAGTCAGATCGAGCCCGCGGATGTCAGGTCGACGAGGGCGATGCACAGGTAATGACCCAATCGGTCAGGTGGAGTTCGGGGACGAGTTCCAGTTTGTCGAGCTGGGCGGCGATCTCGATATCGTTTTCCTGGCCCAGCTCCAGCATGTTGCGGCCGCCCTGGCTGCTGCGCAGCGTCAGGGCCAGCGGGCTCAAGCCGAGCGGATCCCGGCGCAGCGCCCGCCAGGCGTCGGCGGCGATCTCGGCCTGGTCGTTGAACCGGACAGGCCCTTGCGGCGCGCCGGGCTGGTTCGCCCTGCGCTGGGCCACATCGTCGGCGATGGCGCCTGCCAGCAGGACGTCTTCCCGGGTGATCTCCCCATGGGTGCCGGCGCACACAATGGCGATCTCTTCCGCGTCGGCCAGACTATCGCACAGGGCGGAAAAATTCACAAACGCCCCTAGCAGCACCCGTCTGGCGCCGCGGCAGCGCTGCATGGCGCGGGTGCCGTTGGTCGTGGTGAACAGGATCACGGCCCCGGCGACGGAGTCATCGTCGTATTCGGTCGGCGAGTTGCCCAGGTCGAAACCCTCGATCCGCACGCCTTGCCGTTCTCCGCCCAGCAGGGCGCCAGGCGTCAGGCCGGCGAGGCGCCTGGCTTCGTCGACTTCCTGGCAGGGAATCACGGCCCGGGCTCCCGCGGCCAGCGCGTAACAGATGGTCGTCGTGGCGCGCAGCACATCGATCACGACCGCCGTGCGACCTTCAAGGTCCGCGTCGGTCGCCAGGCTGGGCAGCAGGAAAACGTCTAAACTCCGTTGCATCCGATTCGCGCTTCTGCAGGTTCGATCCGTCCGTTTCAACTGCCAGGAATATACCAGCCCGTCGAGAAACGGACCATCCGCCGTTGGCCAGGGGACGAGCAAGCGTTGCGGGAAGGGACTTCAGGTACGGACGGAGAGGGAGTTGTGGCCAACTCCACTACGTTGAAATCATGCGCTGACGAACGACGGCTTTATTTTTTGAAGCGGGCGGCCTGGCCGGTGCGGAGCGACTGGTTTGCCAGGTGGGCGGCCGCCGCACTGCGGACGCCTTGTTCGGCAGGGCAGCTGGGCGTTTTCCGCGTGCGGATGCAGTCGGTCCAGTTGGCCAGATGGTACACGGCGCCGTCGACCTCTTCAAAGAAATCGGCGCCGCGGACGCCTGTGACGCCGTCAACCCGCTCCCGGGCCGTGACCCGCTTGTGGCGCTGGGGGTGCACTTCGTAACGGCCGCGATCGCAGTACAGGGTAGCGTCGGTCCCCATGAACTCCAGCATGGAGCGGTTCCGGTGATTGACGAACGTCCCTTCAAAGTGCGCCTGGAGGTTCTGCTCGGGGTAACGAAGCAGGGTCTGCACGGTGTCGGGCGTCTCCCACAGGCCGGCGGAAGCGAACTGGTCGCCGATGCTCATGGCGACCGACGGCGCGTCGAGGTCGAGCATCCAGCTGGCCGTGTCGATCCAGTGCACCATCAGGTCGGTGAAAATGCCGCCGCCAAAATCCCAGAACCAGCGCCAGTTGCGGAAGCGGTATTCGTCAAACGGCTGGTCCGGCGCCGAGCCCAGAAACTGCTTCCACAGCACCGATTGCGGGTTGATCTTGTAATCAGGGCGGGACCAGCGTTCCTGGTTCCGATTCCACGACATTTGGATTTTGTGGATTTTCCCCAGCTCGCCGGAGCGGATGATCTCGCGGGCTTCGATCAGGTGCGGCATACTGCGCTGCTGGGTGCCCACCTGGACGATCCGCTTGTTCCGGTTCTGGGCATCGATCACGCTTTGCCCTTCCTCCAGATTATGCGTCAGCGGCTTCTCCACGTAGACATCTTTCCCGGCGTCACACGCGTCGACCGTCATCGGGGTGTGCCAATGGTCAGGCGAACCGATCAGCACCGCGTCGATATCGGAACGGTCGAGCAGCTTGCGATAGTCCGTTTCCGACAGGGCCGCCTTGTCGGCCAGTTCCAGTCCCATGTTCCGGTGGACGTCCCAGATATCGCAGACGGCAGCCAGCCGCACGCCGGGCAGTTTCCCCAGTCGCTCCATCAGGCGACGACAGCGTCCGCCGGTGCCGACACAGGCGACTTCGATCGTATCGTTGGCGGCAAACCCGCGCGCCGATTCCACCTGCGTGGACAACAGGCCGGCAGCCGCCGAAGCGGCGCCCCACTGCAGCAAACGGCGGCGGTCAAGTAGCGAAGAAAAGGCAGGCGAGGCAGTCATGGAGCAGAATCCCAGTCAGTCAGGAGTGGTGGGGCAGACGATTTTTCTGCCAGTTTAAGCCAAACGAACGGTCAGATCGACCGTTTTCAACCCGACAATCGCCAGGTCAGGCAAGACACGATACGGCTTTTTCCCGCAATGCGGGTCGCACGTTTTACTTGTCCGCCGGCAGACGTTTCTGGTCGAACATCCAGTCCCACATTTCGGCCGAGGCGTACGTGGGGACCCAGCTGCCATGGCCGACGCCTGGGTACTCGGTGTACTTGGGCGAGCCGCCTGCTTTTTTGATCGCCTCGATCATTTCCTGGCTGCGCTGGGCCGGCACAGTCTTGTCGGCGCTGCCGTGGAATGCCCAGAGCGGCGTCGATTTGAGTTTCTCGGCGTCGGCCGGATCCCAGCCGCCGCAGATCGGCACGGCGGCCGCAAACAGTTCCGGACGCTGGGCCACCGCGGCGAACGTACCGAAGCCGCCCATCGACTGCCCGGTGACGTAAATCCGCTGCTGGTCGATCGGATAGTTCTCCAGCACCGTATCGAGCGCCGCCAGGGCGACGCCGATTCGCTGCTTCCCACGGAGCAAACGCAGGCCGGCCGGCACGCCCCAGACTTCGCTCTTGGAAACGGCCGGGGCCATCACAAAGCAGGGACGCGACTGCCGCGTTTTCTCTTCGGCCAGGTAACCCGGCGCCTGGGTGTTGCCGCCGCGACCATGCAGGGCCAGCAGAAGCGGATAGCTCTTTCCGGGTTCGATTTTTTCCGGCGTCATCAGCCAGTACGCCAGTTTGACACCGTCGTCCGACTCGAACTCAAACTTCTCGAAATGCGGCGCCCGTGTCGGCGCAGGAACCTCGCCAGGTTCTGCGGCCAGCAGGCAAGTGGGGGAGAAACATAGCAGCCAGGACAGGCAGAGGAGACTTCGTCGCATCGGATTGCTCAACGGAATAGAAGGAACGCTCGCCGGGAGCCGGATCGAGAACCAGGTCCAGGAATTCGACCTGCAGATTTCGGAATTCGTCTTGGAGTATAACTGTCCCACGACAGGCCTGCAGAAGAAAAGAAGCCGGCTCCTCTTGCGGGTTGCAGGGCGATCGCTGCCTTGCCGCCCTGGAAACGCACGGCAGGATTTCTCGCGGCCCTGCTGGCTCGCCCCTCAAAGGGATGGATCGGAAACTGCAGGGAACTTTTCCTTGGCGAGCTGCGTCGAAGCCGGAGTGTTGATTTTTCCTCTTTGGTCTATGCGAGTTGACAATGGTCTCTCTGAAATCCGCCGGTCTGGCGATTGTACTTCCCTGTAGTTTTCTGCTCTGGTGCGGCGCCGCAGAGCCTCACGCCCTGCCGGACGATCCCCAGGCGGTCGTCGTCGAACTGGACTACCGGGGCGGCATGATCGCGCGGCAAACCGAGGAGCCTTACCTGAAAATCCTGGCGGACGGCACGGTCAAGCTGTCTGCTCCCTATGGCGGAACGAAGCCGCTGGAATCAAAAATCTCCGCCGAGAACCTGCAGGCCCTGCTGACGTACATTCTGGACGAGCAGAAACTGGGGGAGTTCGATTCGCAGGCGATCGCCAACGCCATTCGGGCTAAAGCGAAAGGCGGACCCGGCGGATTTAAACTGTCAGGGGCAATCATTTCCGACGCCGCCACCACGATCGTGCGGGTCCATGCCGACGGGAAATCGTACGAAGCCAAATACTATGCGCTGTCGATGCTCGCCAACGCGCATCCCGATGTGCCTCAACTGGGCCAGTTGCGGGCCGTTGAGAAGCGACTGCAGCTGGGGGCGCACATCATCCACGCGGGTGGAATCGAAGGCCTGAACCAGCGACTGGAGCAAGTGAATGCGAAACTCAAAGCCCAGTACCCCGATGCGGCCCCGCTGACCGCGGCGGATTTGACATCGGCCCAGCAGACGGTCGACGGCGGGTTACGCATGCACTTCCGCCGACACAGCACACTTCCCGGCGGTGAAAAGCAGGGGGTCAACGCCACGCTGACCGCGCCGGCCGATGGGGAGCCCGAGATCCAGGTCCTGGGATTCACCGCCAGGTCGCTGGGCCGCGGAACGCCGCTGGGCCGCGGAACGCCGCGGGACCGAGGGACGCCGCTCGATCGGGGACAAAGGATCGACTAGGCAGGTCATCGCCTGCCCGCCAGGTCATCGCCTGACGAAGTTCCTTACCGGTCGTCGGGCGGCGGATTGGTCTGCGGGAACCGGGCGGGGTATTTCCTTTGAAATGCCTTGTCAAATTCCAGCTCGTCCTGGGGATGGTTCGACAGGAACCACTTTTTGTGGTTGCGGCGATACTCTTCCCGCAGGACGGGATTGGTGAGATCTTTGGGAATGCGTAGCATCCGCGGATCCAGGCTGTCGAAGCCGGTAAACGGCGCCGCCAGTCGGTCTTGGATCAGCTGACAGTAATCGGCGTTCAGCTCGATTCCCAGGGAGCGCCGATTGAGCTGCTGGCAAACACGGAGCGTGGTGCCGCTCCCGGCGAACGGATCGACGACCATCTCATTTTCGTGCGAAGAGGCCAGCACCATTCTTTCCATCAACCCCTCCGGTTTCTGGGTGGGGTGGCCCGTTCTGCTTTCCTGGCAATAGTGAACGTGGGAAAACTCCCAGACATCGCCCGGGTTGGCGCCTCGCATGTTATTGCGCGACCGGTAATATTTTTGCGGGATGCGAACGGCATCCAGGTTGAAGGTGAAATCACGCGTCTTGGAGAAAAACAGAATGTCGTCATGCCGCGGCGAAAAACCGCGGGTGCGCCCCATTCCCTGGGTGTAATGCCAGGAGATCCAGCCGTTAAACTGAAACTGCAGATCATCTTCCAGAATCAGATAGAGTCGGGAGATGTAACGGAAGCCCATAAATACATACAGGGCGCCGGTGGGTTTCAGAATGCGGGCCGCTTCGGTCAGCCAGGCGCGCGTGAATTCCAGATATGCGTCTCGGTTCTGCGAGTCCGAAGGATTGCCATAGTTTTTTCCCAGATTATAGGGCGGGTCGGCAATCACCAGATCGACCGATCCGTCGGGAATCTCACGCAAGGCTGTCGTGCAGTCCCCGTGCTGCAGGATAGGTTCGGTCATCGTAGATTCTTCCTTGCCAGGCGTATCGGCAGGTACTGCTTGACGGAGCCGCAACGTTGACGATGGTTGTGGCTTGATGCCTTTTCTCAGGAACCCTGCGGCAAGGCGATGGGTGTGGAGTCGCTGCAATACGGGAGTGATCGTTGACTCCCCCAATGGGGCTCTTTTCTCTCGACGCTCTTCAATCGGCTGCATACTGAGGGGCTACCGGGTCGGACACCAGCCAAGTCGCCGCCTCGGGGACCGTCTCCCGTTCGCTGGGATCAGTCTGCGCCGGAAGCCCCGCGGCGTCCAGGATGTTCCGCTCGATGTTGGTGGAAATCTCATTCAGCGGAAGACGCCCCCATCGATCCAGCGAAAACGGATTCTGCAGTTCAATTCCGATCTGATCCAGCAAGAGCAGCGGATACGCCACCAGCAGCAGCACCAGGAAGGGAGTCCAGATCAGGGCTTTAAAGCTAGCACTTCTTGCGTTTAGCAAGAATTTTGGCGGTGGAAACGTGGGGTTGGTCGTTCCGTTTGGTTCGCTTCGGCGGCGGGCGTTTTGGGCCGCGTTTGTGTTTCTGAAAGGCGGATAGACGCACGTTCCCCGCCAACTCCACTAACATTTTTGATAACTGTTTCAGCGTCAAAGGCGACAGCGCTTCGCGCCATTCATCTTCCGGGATGGCGATCATCATGCCGCGCCACACCATGCTCATTTCATCCGCCATGTAGTAGAAGGAAAAATTCTTCTCAATCTTTTCCACGCCGTGCGCCGCCCGCAGCGCGGCTTTCACTACAGCCAACGCATTGAAAATCACCAGTCCCAGGCTAAAACCGAATAACGCCGCCGGCGGATAGCCCAGCGTGTTGATCTCGTTGTTGAGCGACAGTCGCAGTTCGTTGAAGGCGGCTTCAATGCTCCAGCGCGTGCGGTATGTGTCAGAGATTGTCACTGCGTCGACGTCCGCCGGCAGATTGGAAAGGATGTGAATCTCCTGTTCTCCGCCACGGCCCGATTGGAACAATTCGACGCTGATGCGGCGAGCCGGCAGCTTGGCGCCAAAGTCGTCGGTGATCAGAATGGACTGCTCGAAGACTTGGCCCGTTTCGCTTTCGCCCCGTAAAACACGGTCTCCCGTGGGCTTCCAGCGGACATTCGCGGCGTGTTGCCGAATGACGAAAAACGCTTCATTCAAGGCGATCTCTTGGAGGAACACCGACGTGCAGAAATTGCGATCGGCGACCCACACCTCGCCTGGCACCAAGCGATTGATCAACTCGATCAGCAGCGAACGCTCTTGCGCATGGCCGTCTTCCGCCAGTTCCACATCGTCGATGAGACCGAGTTGGGGGTCGAGCACCGCCAGCACCACGCCTGGCAAAGGACCGGCGGCGATGGTCCGTAACTCCTGGATGCGATGCTGCGTGGCGCCGGGATGATTGCCGTCCAGGATGCGCACGCGATAACCGGGCAACAGGCTGGGACGGGCGCTGTTCATCGGCTCGATCAGTTCCCGAAACAGCGTCGCCGTCTCGCGCACCAACGCGGCGGACACCAGCGGCTCAACGCCGTTGAGTTTGTCATAGACGCTGTTCACGGAGACGGAGATATCTTGCTTGCAAGCTTGATAAGCGGCGTTGGTGCTTTTGCGAGTTTTGGCGACCACCATGCCCATCAAATTGACCAACACCGAAAACGACAATTCCGACACCCGTTGCGACACAGCATGGTCGGCGAAGATCTGATCCAAC is part of the Lignipirellula cremea genome and encodes:
- a CDS encoding Gfo/Idh/MocA family protein; the protein is MTASPAFSSLLDRRRLLQWGAASAAAGLLSTQVESARGFAANDTIEVACVGTGGRCRRLMERLGKLPGVRLAAVCDIWDVHRNMGLELADKAALSETDYRKLLDRSDIDAVLIGSPDHWHTPMTVDACDAGKDVYVEKPLTHNLEEGQSVIDAQNRNKRIVQVGTQQRSMPHLIEAREIIRSGELGKIHKIQMSWNRNQERWSRPDYKINPQSVLWKQFLGSAPDQPFDEYRFRNWRWFWDFGGGIFTDLMVHWIDTASWMLDLDAPSVAMSIGDQFASAGLWETPDTVQTLLRYPEQNLQAHFEGTFVNHRNRSMLEFMGTDATLYCDRGRYEVHPQRHKRVTARERVDGVTGVRGADFFEEVDGAVYHLANWTDCIRTRKTPSCPAEQGVRSAAAAHLANQSLRTGQAARFKK
- a CDS encoding 2-phosphosulfolactate phosphatase, which gives rise to MQRSLDVFLLPSLATDADLEGRTAVVIDVLRATTTICYALAAGARAVIPCQEVDEARRLAGLTPGALLGGERQGVRIEGFDLGNSPTEYDDDSVAGAVILFTTTNGTRAMQRCRGARRVLLGAFVNFSALCDSLADAEEIAIVCAGTHGEITREDVLLAGAIADDVAQRRANQPGAPQGPVRFNDQAEIAADAWRALRRDPLGLSPLALTLRSSQGGRNMLELGQENDIEIAAQLDKLELVPELHLTDWVITCASPSST
- a CDS encoding carboxylesterase family protein; this translates as MRRSLLCLSWLLCFSPTCLLAAEPGEVPAPTRAPHFEKFEFESDDGVKLAYWLMTPEKIEPGKSYPLLLALHGRGGNTQAPGYLAEEKTRQSRPCFVMAPAVSKSEVWGVPAGLRLLRGKQRIGVALAALDTVLENYPIDQQRIYVTGQSMGGFGTFAAVAQRPELFAAAVPICGGWDPADAEKLKSTPLWAFHGSADKTVPAQRSQEMIEAIKKAGGSPKYTEYPGVGHGSWVPTYASAEMWDWMFDQKRLPADK
- a CDS encoding transposase, encoding MILGEVFARFEKEGPIPVMTKAALGAALTPDRLDQIFADHAVSQRVSELSFSVLVNLMGMVVAKTRKSTNAAYQACKQDISVSVNSVYDKLNGVEPLVSAALVRETATLFRELIEPMNSARPSLLPGYRVRILDGNHPGATQHRIQELRTIAAGPLPGVVLAVLDPQLGLIDDVELAEDGHAQERSLLIELINRLVPGEVWVADRNFCTSVFLQEIALNEAFFVIRQHAANVRWKPTGDRVLRGESETGQVFEQSILITDDFGAKLPARRISVELFQSGRGGEQEIHILSNLPADVDAVTISDTYRTRWSIEAAFNELRLSLNNEINTLGYPPAALFGFSLGLVIFNALAVVKAALRAAHGVEKIEKNFSFYYMADEMSMVWRGMMIAIPEDEWREALSPLTLKQLSKMLVELAGNVRLSAFQKHKRGPKRPPPKRTKRNDQPHVSTAKILAKRKKC
- a CDS encoding DNA-methyltransferase; the protein is MTEPILQHGDCTTALREIPDGSVDLVIADPPYNLGKNYGNPSDSQNRDAYLEFTRAWLTEAARILKPTGALYVFMGFRYISRLYLILEDDLQFQFNGWISWHYTQGMGRTRGFSPRHDDILFFSKTRDFTFNLDAVRIPQKYYRSRNNMRGANPGDVWEFSHVHYCQESRTGHPTQKPEGLMERMVLASSHENEMVVDPFAGSGTTLRVCQQLNRRSLGIELNADYCQLIQDRLAAPFTGFDSLDPRMLRIPKDLTNPVLREEYRRNHKKWFLSNHPQDELEFDKAFQRKYPARFPQTNPPPDDR